The Lacerta agilis isolate rLacAgi1 chromosome 5, rLacAgi1.pri, whole genome shotgun sequence genome has a segment encoding these proteins:
- the LGI1 gene encoding leucine-rich glioma-inactivated protein 1 isoform X1: protein MALSFVRSAFTKIPERSFVFSPSLQLLLFTANTFDVISGDAFMGLPHLEYLFIENNNIKSLSNTSFRGLKSLIHLSLANNNLQTLPKDIFKGLDSLTNVDLRGNAFKCDCKLKWLVAWVSRTNATVEDIYCESPPEYKKRKINSLSPNEFDCIITEFVVFRKLPYQSLSVDTFSFENDEFVVIAQPFTGKCIFLQWDHVEGTFRNFDNITGTSVVVCKPVIVERNLYIIVAQLFGGSHIYKRDVNANKFTKIQDIEILKIRKPNDIEIFTMAKEWYFAIADSSKAGITTVYKWNGIGFYSDQSLHEWYRDTDVEYLEIAGKPHLILSSSSQHPVIYQWNKGANKFVDPVDIPDMEDVYAVKHFTVKEDIYVCLTRFIGDSKVMKWGGSKFLDLQRMPSRGSMVFQPLQIKNYQYAILGSDYSFTQVYFWEAGKAKFVKFQELNIQAPRSFTHIFVDKQDFLFASSFKGNTVIYKHIIVDLSA, encoded by the exons ATGGCCCT TTCCTTTGTGAGATCGGCTTTTACTAAAATCCCAGAAAGGAGTTTTGTCTTCTCACCATCTCTGCAACTTCT GTTATTTACAGCAAATACATTTGATGTCATTAGCGGTGATGCCTTCATGGGCCTTCCTCATCTAGAATATTT GTTTATAGAGAACAACAACATCAAGTCTCTTTCAAACACTTCCTTCCGAGGACTGAAATCTTTAATTCACCT GAGTCTTGCAAACAATAATCTCCAAACCCTCCCAAAAGACATATTCAAAGGCTTGGATTCTTTAACAAATGT GGACCTTAGAGGTAATGCATTCAAATGTGACTGCAAATTGAAGTGGTTGGTTGCATGGGTGAGCAGAACAAATGCAACAGTAGAGGACATTTATTGTGAAAGTCCTCCGGAATATAAGAAGCGAAAAATCAACAGCCTCTCTCCCAATGAATTTGATTGCATTATTACAG AATTTGTTGTTTTTCGGAAACTGCCTTATCAGTCACTATCGGTGGACACATTCTCGTTTGAGAATGATGAGTTTGTTGTCATTGCCCAGCCTTTTACTGGAAAGTGTATCTTCCTTCAATGGGACCACGTGGAAGGGACTTTTAGAAATTTTGACAACATTACAG GGACATCAGTGGTTGTATGCAAGCCTGTCATTGTCGAGAGAAACCTATACATCATAGTTGCCCAACTTTTCGGCGGCTCCCATATATACAAAAGAGATGTTAATGCAAATAAATTCACTAAAATTCAGGATATTGAGATTCTCAAAATCAGAAAGCCTAATGACATTGAAATATTCACGATGGCGAAAGAATGGTATTTTGCAATAGCAGACAGTTCAAAAGCTGGAATCACCACTGTTTACAAATGGAATGGAATAGGATTTTACTCTGACCAGTCTTTGCATGAGTGGTATAGAGATACTGATGTGGAGTACCTTGAAATAGCTGGCAAACCTCACTTGATCCTGTCCAGTAGTTCTCAGCACCCTGTCATATATCAGTGGAACAAAGGAGCAAACAAATTTGTTGACCCTGTTGACATTCCAGATATGGAGGATGTTTATGCCGTAAAGCACTTCACTGTGAAAGAGGACATTTATGTTTGTCTAACAAGATTCATTGGCGATTCCAAAGTAATGAAATGGGGAGGTTCGAAATTTCTGGATTTACAAAGGATGCCGTCTAGAGGGTCAATGGTATTCCAGCCTCTTCAGATAAAGAATTATCAGTATGCTATTCTTGGAAGTGATTATTCATTTACTCAAGTCTATTTCTGGGAGGCAGGAAAGGCGAAATTTGTGAAGTTTCAGGAATTAAATATACAAGCTCCAAGATctttcacacacatttttgtcGACAAGCAAGATTTTCTCTTTGCCTCAAGCTTTAAAGGGAATACAGTGATTTATAAACATATCATAGTGGACCTAAGTGCGTGA
- the LGI1 gene encoding leucine-rich glioma-inactivated protein 1 isoform X2 has product MALLFTANTFDVISGDAFMGLPHLEYLFIENNNIKSLSNTSFRGLKSLIHLSLANNNLQTLPKDIFKGLDSLTNVDLRGNAFKCDCKLKWLVAWVSRTNATVEDIYCESPPEYKKRKINSLSPNEFDCIITEFVVFRKLPYQSLSVDTFSFENDEFVVIAQPFTGKCIFLQWDHVEGTFRNFDNITGTSVVVCKPVIVERNLYIIVAQLFGGSHIYKRDVNANKFTKIQDIEILKIRKPNDIEIFTMAKEWYFAIADSSKAGITTVYKWNGIGFYSDQSLHEWYRDTDVEYLEIAGKPHLILSSSSQHPVIYQWNKGANKFVDPVDIPDMEDVYAVKHFTVKEDIYVCLTRFIGDSKVMKWGGSKFLDLQRMPSRGSMVFQPLQIKNYQYAILGSDYSFTQVYFWEAGKAKFVKFQELNIQAPRSFTHIFVDKQDFLFASSFKGNTVIYKHIIVDLSA; this is encoded by the exons ATGGCCCT GTTATTTACAGCAAATACATTTGATGTCATTAGCGGTGATGCCTTCATGGGCCTTCCTCATCTAGAATATTT GTTTATAGAGAACAACAACATCAAGTCTCTTTCAAACACTTCCTTCCGAGGACTGAAATCTTTAATTCACCT GAGTCTTGCAAACAATAATCTCCAAACCCTCCCAAAAGACATATTCAAAGGCTTGGATTCTTTAACAAATGT GGACCTTAGAGGTAATGCATTCAAATGTGACTGCAAATTGAAGTGGTTGGTTGCATGGGTGAGCAGAACAAATGCAACAGTAGAGGACATTTATTGTGAAAGTCCTCCGGAATATAAGAAGCGAAAAATCAACAGCCTCTCTCCCAATGAATTTGATTGCATTATTACAG AATTTGTTGTTTTTCGGAAACTGCCTTATCAGTCACTATCGGTGGACACATTCTCGTTTGAGAATGATGAGTTTGTTGTCATTGCCCAGCCTTTTACTGGAAAGTGTATCTTCCTTCAATGGGACCACGTGGAAGGGACTTTTAGAAATTTTGACAACATTACAG GGACATCAGTGGTTGTATGCAAGCCTGTCATTGTCGAGAGAAACCTATACATCATAGTTGCCCAACTTTTCGGCGGCTCCCATATATACAAAAGAGATGTTAATGCAAATAAATTCACTAAAATTCAGGATATTGAGATTCTCAAAATCAGAAAGCCTAATGACATTGAAATATTCACGATGGCGAAAGAATGGTATTTTGCAATAGCAGACAGTTCAAAAGCTGGAATCACCACTGTTTACAAATGGAATGGAATAGGATTTTACTCTGACCAGTCTTTGCATGAGTGGTATAGAGATACTGATGTGGAGTACCTTGAAATAGCTGGCAAACCTCACTTGATCCTGTCCAGTAGTTCTCAGCACCCTGTCATATATCAGTGGAACAAAGGAGCAAACAAATTTGTTGACCCTGTTGACATTCCAGATATGGAGGATGTTTATGCCGTAAAGCACTTCACTGTGAAAGAGGACATTTATGTTTGTCTAACAAGATTCATTGGCGATTCCAAAGTAATGAAATGGGGAGGTTCGAAATTTCTGGATTTACAAAGGATGCCGTCTAGAGGGTCAATGGTATTCCAGCCTCTTCAGATAAAGAATTATCAGTATGCTATTCTTGGAAGTGATTATTCATTTACTCAAGTCTATTTCTGGGAGGCAGGAAAGGCGAAATTTGTGAAGTTTCAGGAATTAAATATACAAGCTCCAAGATctttcacacacatttttgtcGACAAGCAAGATTTTCTCTTTGCCTCAAGCTTTAAAGGGAATACAGTGATTTATAAACATATCATAGTGGACCTAAGTGCGTGA
- the LGI1 gene encoding leucine-rich glioma-inactivated protein 1 isoform X4: protein MGNASKPFRRTASFLCFFSVLLLTEGSKTGKTTCPAWCICTKDNALCENARAIPRSVPPDVTSLSFVRSAFTKIPERSFVFSPSLQLLLFTANTFDVISGDAFMGLPHLEYLFIENNNIKSLSNTSFRGLKSLIHLSLANNNLQTLPKDIFKGLDSLTNVDLRGNAFKCDCKLKWLVAWVSRTNATVEDIYCESPPEYKKRKINSLSPNEFDCIITEFVVFRKLPYQSLSVDTFSFENDEFVVIAQPFTGKCIFLQWDHVEGTFRNFDNITGTSVVVCKPVIVERNLYIIVAQLFGGSHIYKRDVNANKFTKIQDIEILKIRKPNDIEIFTMAKEWYFAIADSSKAGITTVYKWNGIGFYSDQSLHEWYRDTDVEYLEIAGKPHLILSSSSQHPVIYQWNKGANKFVDPVDIPDMEDVYAVKHFTVKEDIYVCLTRFIGDSKVMKWGGSKFLDLQRMPSRGSMVFQPLQIKNYQYAILGSDYSFTQVYFWEAGKAKFVKFQELNIQAPRSFTHIFVDKQDFLFASSFKGNTVIYKHIIVDLSA, encoded by the exons atgggaaatgccAGCAAACCCTTTAGAAGAACTGCTTCTTTCCTATGCTTTTTCTCTGTACTGTTGCTGACTGAAGGGAGCAAGACAGGGAAGACAACATGTCCAGCTTGGTGTATTTGTACCAAAGATAATGCTTTATGTGAAAATGCCAGAGCTATTCCGCGCAGCGTTCCACCTGACGTTACCTCACT TTCCTTTGTGAGATCGGCTTTTACTAAAATCCCAGAAAGGAGTTTTGTCTTCTCACCATCTCTGCAACTTCT GTTATTTACAGCAAATACATTTGATGTCATTAGCGGTGATGCCTTCATGGGCCTTCCTCATCTAGAATATTT GTTTATAGAGAACAACAACATCAAGTCTCTTTCAAACACTTCCTTCCGAGGACTGAAATCTTTAATTCACCT GAGTCTTGCAAACAATAATCTCCAAACCCTCCCAAAAGACATATTCAAAGGCTTGGATTCTTTAACAAATGT GGACCTTAGAGGTAATGCATTCAAATGTGACTGCAAATTGAAGTGGTTGGTTGCATGGGTGAGCAGAACAAATGCAACAGTAGAGGACATTTATTGTGAAAGTCCTCCGGAATATAAGAAGCGAAAAATCAACAGCCTCTCTCCCAATGAATTTGATTGCATTATTACAG AATTTGTTGTTTTTCGGAAACTGCCTTATCAGTCACTATCGGTGGACACATTCTCGTTTGAGAATGATGAGTTTGTTGTCATTGCCCAGCCTTTTACTGGAAAGTGTATCTTCCTTCAATGGGACCACGTGGAAGGGACTTTTAGAAATTTTGACAACATTACAG GGACATCAGTGGTTGTATGCAAGCCTGTCATTGTCGAGAGAAACCTATACATCATAGTTGCCCAACTTTTCGGCGGCTCCCATATATACAAAAGAGATGTTAATGCAAATAAATTCACTAAAATTCAGGATATTGAGATTCTCAAAATCAGAAAGCCTAATGACATTGAAATATTCACGATGGCGAAAGAATGGTATTTTGCAATAGCAGACAGTTCAAAAGCTGGAATCACCACTGTTTACAAATGGAATGGAATAGGATTTTACTCTGACCAGTCTTTGCATGAGTGGTATAGAGATACTGATGTGGAGTACCTTGAAATAGCTGGCAAACCTCACTTGATCCTGTCCAGTAGTTCTCAGCACCCTGTCATATATCAGTGGAACAAAGGAGCAAACAAATTTGTTGACCCTGTTGACATTCCAGATATGGAGGATGTTTATGCCGTAAAGCACTTCACTGTGAAAGAGGACATTTATGTTTGTCTAACAAGATTCATTGGCGATTCCAAAGTAATGAAATGGGGAGGTTCGAAATTTCTGGATTTACAAAGGATGCCGTCTAGAGGGTCAATGGTATTCCAGCCTCTTCAGATAAAGAATTATCAGTATGCTATTCTTGGAAGTGATTATTCATTTACTCAAGTCTATTTCTGGGAGGCAGGAAAGGCGAAATTTGTGAAGTTTCAGGAATTAAATATACAAGCTCCAAGATctttcacacacatttttgtcGACAAGCAAGATTTTCTCTTTGCCTCAAGCTTTAAAGGGAATACAGTGATTTATAAACATATCATAGTGGACCTAAGTGCGTGA
- the LGI1 gene encoding leucine-rich glioma-inactivated protein 1 isoform X3 — protein sequence MGLPHLEYLFIENNNIKSLSNTSFRGLKSLIHLSLANNNLQTLPKDIFKGLDSLTNVDLRGNAFKCDCKLKWLVAWVSRTNATVEDIYCESPPEYKKRKINSLSPNEFDCIITEFVVFRKLPYQSLSVDTFSFENDEFVVIAQPFTGKCIFLQWDHVEGTFRNFDNITGTSVVVCKPVIVERNLYIIVAQLFGGSHIYKRDVNANKFTKIQDIEILKIRKPNDIEIFTMAKEWYFAIADSSKAGITTVYKWNGIGFYSDQSLHEWYRDTDVEYLEIAGKPHLILSSSSQHPVIYQWNKGANKFVDPVDIPDMEDVYAVKHFTVKEDIYVCLTRFIGDSKVMKWGGSKFLDLQRMPSRGSMVFQPLQIKNYQYAILGSDYSFTQVYFWEAGKAKFVKFQELNIQAPRSFTHIFVDKQDFLFASSFKGNTVIYKHIIVDLSA from the exons ATGGGCCTTCCTCATCTAGAATATTT GTTTATAGAGAACAACAACATCAAGTCTCTTTCAAACACTTCCTTCCGAGGACTGAAATCTTTAATTCACCT GAGTCTTGCAAACAATAATCTCCAAACCCTCCCAAAAGACATATTCAAAGGCTTGGATTCTTTAACAAATGT GGACCTTAGAGGTAATGCATTCAAATGTGACTGCAAATTGAAGTGGTTGGTTGCATGGGTGAGCAGAACAAATGCAACAGTAGAGGACATTTATTGTGAAAGTCCTCCGGAATATAAGAAGCGAAAAATCAACAGCCTCTCTCCCAATGAATTTGATTGCATTATTACAG AATTTGTTGTTTTTCGGAAACTGCCTTATCAGTCACTATCGGTGGACACATTCTCGTTTGAGAATGATGAGTTTGTTGTCATTGCCCAGCCTTTTACTGGAAAGTGTATCTTCCTTCAATGGGACCACGTGGAAGGGACTTTTAGAAATTTTGACAACATTACAG GGACATCAGTGGTTGTATGCAAGCCTGTCATTGTCGAGAGAAACCTATACATCATAGTTGCCCAACTTTTCGGCGGCTCCCATATATACAAAAGAGATGTTAATGCAAATAAATTCACTAAAATTCAGGATATTGAGATTCTCAAAATCAGAAAGCCTAATGACATTGAAATATTCACGATGGCGAAAGAATGGTATTTTGCAATAGCAGACAGTTCAAAAGCTGGAATCACCACTGTTTACAAATGGAATGGAATAGGATTTTACTCTGACCAGTCTTTGCATGAGTGGTATAGAGATACTGATGTGGAGTACCTTGAAATAGCTGGCAAACCTCACTTGATCCTGTCCAGTAGTTCTCAGCACCCTGTCATATATCAGTGGAACAAAGGAGCAAACAAATTTGTTGACCCTGTTGACATTCCAGATATGGAGGATGTTTATGCCGTAAAGCACTTCACTGTGAAAGAGGACATTTATGTTTGTCTAACAAGATTCATTGGCGATTCCAAAGTAATGAAATGGGGAGGTTCGAAATTTCTGGATTTACAAAGGATGCCGTCTAGAGGGTCAATGGTATTCCAGCCTCTTCAGATAAAGAATTATCAGTATGCTATTCTTGGAAGTGATTATTCATTTACTCAAGTCTATTTCTGGGAGGCAGGAAAGGCGAAATTTGTGAAGTTTCAGGAATTAAATATACAAGCTCCAAGATctttcacacacatttttgtcGACAAGCAAGATTTTCTCTTTGCCTCAAGCTTTAAAGGGAATACAGTGATTTATAAACATATCATAGTGGACCTAAGTGCGTGA